Proteins encoded in a region of the Chitinivibrio alkaliphilus ACht1 genome:
- a CDS encoding tetratricopeptide repeat protein, giving the protein MKSIPLFFFLLFVLLSASVSAQDASSFLNFGNRFYNDSLYDQALEQYNRYIQHGDDLPDRDLVLLRRGRILSRQQQYGQAIESYSHLIREDASSVYYRDALYERGRLYFDRGEYRRAAADFDIVSSRFGGASQGRRAQFYLARSLEESGVHDRAKETYARFLRSHPEDRRAGAARVALVDLYIDHGEYNDARALMRAAEDFDQDDRSTFALQSRVAHIHYRTRSYDSARTMYRTLFTTATDTFPGASQALHEYATILVDLNDVDKDEAKILENAMEQFIPDIKALSAEDYFLFGQVFLAGEFLSRGIPFLEEGLLRYDDIDSAQVYYHMARAIARQGDNLRSVEYLRLIAPHHGTLYAEAQLRIAQLYARSGLFSNAVSYYRSYAGLADASHVDRALFAIARIYRQELSSSAAALATYEELIRTYPESPYVERAFLETAQIQQEQGRYEDARNTYEHLGTLFADTETGRTAQKSAEYLERFRIVQTDRALYELTRQLYGSMADQPDILRGAYIYSTYLKRFDDAVDLVGTALSEGNLSPDEREDALFLKASLWGSIYEKMTFEGASQSADLALQRAFAMYDTLRFEEENEPRAARAQFKKARLVDSLPLYEEYLSRFPEGEHLGAVLVRSAALLLKKGERGDTTHDQARAYYRRAFEEGRPAQQGTALVFLIEDHLHEGEYDSAQVYLTHLESLDLGDSQQRSIWWYGGELALKTGDYEQAAREYQKILDHYPSYGGAMRVRLRFAEAKMRREHISAAQRAYTRAFHEAATDTMRAQALYGMVRTMRLQGEVNTAIEQVEHHLEASPKLFTAYAPLLYEQGRLYGLSEERYAAVGVYESFLQKTEAEKHPLRTAAMEELAGLLYELEEYGRATPLYEELRHGAQSSQDSLRFEARYLSSAILHGDMEEVSREYRSFRRGSGADHDEYFAKVVFAEGLRAFQERDFRRAQRRFSYVEDRIDPTSFTDKAVYYQGFLQYENEEYSDAISHLRSFIKNYPASSMIHQARFVIATAFLRQEEYVRAGTYFTKVAQAEDADDDLVFRALMNGAMAWQRASQWEQAGEAYSAVLRDFSENIQPGEFYLTTGFAWYQAGRVGVALDYFKSAQEEVTGSDRAEVEYWIAMSHKELGNTARALELFLKIPYTHGYEGKWGVTAEFQAAQMYHQREQYDHARRLYESVVRREGSSSGMGADAHEALSDLETVSQDR; this is encoded by the coding sequence ATGAAGTCTATCCCCCTGTTTTTTTTCCTTCTTTTTGTATTGCTGTCCGCCTCTGTTTCAGCACAGGATGCATCATCATTTCTTAATTTTGGGAACCGTTTTTACAACGATTCTCTCTATGATCAAGCCCTGGAACAGTATAACCGGTATATCCAACATGGCGATGATCTGCCCGATCGCGATCTTGTCTTACTGCGACGGGGGCGTATTTTGTCACGTCAACAGCAGTATGGGCAAGCCATTGAAAGCTATTCACATCTTATTCGTGAAGATGCGTCTTCGGTGTATTATCGTGACGCTCTGTATGAACGGGGACGCTTGTACTTTGACCGGGGAGAGTATCGCCGTGCGGCCGCAGACTTTGATATTGTTTCTTCGCGCTTTGGGGGGGCATCTCAAGGCCGGCGTGCCCAATTCTATCTTGCCCGGTCTCTTGAAGAGAGTGGGGTTCATGACCGAGCCAAAGAAACCTACGCCCGGTTTCTCCGAAGTCATCCAGAAGATCGTCGTGCGGGAGCAGCTCGGGTGGCCTTGGTAGATCTTTATATTGATCATGGTGAGTACAACGATGCACGTGCTCTTATGAGAGCGGCAGAGGACTTCGATCAGGATGATCGGAGTACCTTCGCCTTACAGAGTAGGGTCGCCCATATTCACTACCGCACCCGTTCTTATGATTCCGCCCGTACAATGTATCGAACACTCTTTACCACAGCTACCGACACATTCCCGGGAGCATCTCAGGCCCTACATGAATATGCGACGATTCTTGTGGATCTCAATGATGTTGATAAGGATGAGGCGAAGATCCTTGAGAATGCAATGGAGCAGTTTATTCCCGATATAAAAGCGCTTTCTGCAGAGGACTATTTTCTCTTTGGACAGGTTTTCCTTGCGGGAGAATTTTTATCACGGGGTATCCCCTTTCTTGAAGAAGGGCTGTTACGCTATGATGATATCGATTCGGCACAGGTGTATTACCATATGGCCCGTGCTATTGCACGGCAGGGAGACAATCTTCGCAGTGTAGAGTATCTGCGTCTTATTGCTCCCCACCATGGAACACTATATGCGGAGGCTCAGCTTCGTATTGCCCAGCTCTATGCTCGTAGTGGACTTTTCTCAAATGCCGTAAGCTATTATCGTTCCTATGCGGGACTGGCAGATGCATCTCACGTCGATCGTGCTCTCTTTGCCATTGCTCGTATTTATCGTCAAGAGCTTTCTTCTTCAGCGGCGGCCCTGGCTACCTATGAAGAGTTAATTCGTACCTACCCGGAAAGTCCCTATGTAGAACGGGCTTTCCTTGAAACGGCCCAAATACAGCAGGAGCAGGGGCGGTATGAAGATGCTCGTAATACCTACGAACATTTAGGAACGCTCTTTGCAGATACAGAGACGGGGCGTACAGCGCAAAAATCAGCAGAATATCTTGAACGGTTTCGCATTGTTCAAACTGATCGGGCTCTTTATGAGCTGACAAGACAACTCTACGGCTCCATGGCCGATCAGCCCGATATTCTTCGAGGAGCCTATATATACAGTACATACCTTAAGCGTTTTGACGATGCCGTAGATTTAGTAGGAACGGCCCTTTCAGAAGGGAATCTCTCTCCGGATGAAAGAGAGGATGCGCTCTTTTTAAAGGCAAGCCTTTGGGGAAGTATCTATGAGAAAATGACCTTTGAAGGTGCTTCACAGAGTGCAGATCTTGCTTTACAACGGGCCTTTGCTATGTATGATACGCTTCGTTTTGAAGAAGAAAACGAGCCCCGTGCCGCTCGTGCACAGTTTAAAAAAGCACGTCTTGTAGATAGTCTTCCCCTGTATGAAGAGTATCTCTCCCGGTTTCCCGAGGGTGAACATCTTGGTGCGGTTCTTGTGCGAAGCGCAGCCTTACTTCTCAAAAAAGGCGAGCGGGGAGATACCACTCATGATCAGGCGCGTGCCTATTATCGACGAGCCTTTGAAGAAGGTCGTCCTGCTCAGCAGGGCACGGCCTTGGTCTTTTTGATAGAAGATCATCTTCATGAAGGTGAGTATGATTCTGCTCAGGTCTATCTGACCCATTTAGAGTCCCTTGATCTGGGAGATTCCCAGCAGAGAAGTATCTGGTGGTATGGGGGTGAACTGGCTCTGAAAACAGGGGACTATGAACAGGCAGCACGTGAATACCAAAAGATACTTGATCACTACCCTTCCTATGGTGGTGCAATGCGTGTTCGTTTACGTTTTGCTGAGGCAAAGATGCGGCGGGAACATATTTCTGCGGCACAACGAGCCTATACCCGTGCGTTTCATGAAGCTGCCACAGATACCATGCGTGCTCAGGCGTTATATGGAATGGTTCGTACCATGCGCTTACAGGGTGAAGTGAATACTGCCATAGAACAGGTAGAACATCATTTAGAAGCCTCCCCGAAACTCTTCACGGCATATGCGCCGCTGTTGTATGAACAGGGTCGACTCTATGGTCTCTCGGAAGAACGGTATGCTGCTGTAGGGGTCTATGAGTCATTTCTGCAGAAAACAGAGGCCGAGAAACATCCCCTTCGTACAGCTGCCATGGAGGAGCTCGCCGGGCTCTTATATGAGCTTGAAGAGTATGGCCGGGCTACGCCGCTGTATGAAGAACTTCGTCATGGAGCACAATCCTCGCAGGATTCGCTTCGCTTTGAAGCGCGCTATCTTTCCTCAGCCATTCTTCATGGCGATATGGAAGAGGTGAGCCGTGAATATCGCAGTTTTCGCCGGGGAAGTGGGGCGGATCATGATGAGTATTTTGCCAAGGTTGTTTTTGCCGAAGGGCTTCGCGCTTTTCAAGAACGAGATTTTCGCCGAGCACAGCGTCGGTTTTCCTATGTTGAAGATCGTATTGATCCTACATCGTTCACGGATAAGGCTGTGTATTATCAGGGGTTCTTACAGTACGAAAATGAGGAATACTCCGATGCAATTTCTCATCTTCGCTCATTTATTAAAAACTATCCGGCAAGTTCCATGATTCACCAGGCCCGCTTTGTTATTGCCACGGCATTTCTTCGTCAGGAAGAGTATGTTCGAGCAGGAACATACTTTACAAAAGTAGCACAGGCCGAAGATGCAGATGATGACCTTGTGTTCCGGGCCCTTATGAATGGTGCCATGGCGTGGCAACGAGCTTCTCAGTGGGAGCAAGCCGGCGAGGCATACAGCGCGGTGTTGCGTGATTTTAGTGAGAATATTCAGCCGGGAGAATTTTATCTTACCACGGGGTTTGCGTGGTATCAAGCAGGGCGAGTTGGTGTTGCCCTTGACTACTTTAAATCGGCTCAGGAAGAAGTTACGGGTAGCGATAGGGCTGAAGTTGAGTATTGGATTGCCATGTCGCATAAAGAACTTGGCAATACGGCTCGTGCCTTAGAGCTGTTTCTGAAAATACCCTATACTCATGGGTACGAAGGAAAATGGGGTGTAACAGCGGAGTTTCAGGCGGCACAGATGTACCATCAGCGTGAGCAGTATGATCATGCACGAAGACTCTATGAGAGCGTTGTTCGACGAGAAGGTTCTTCCTCCGGCATGGGAGCAGATGCCCATGAAGCTCTCTCTGATCTTGAGACGGTTTCCCAGGATCGCTAA
- a CDS encoding Crp/Fnr family transcriptional regulator has protein sequence MACERVEKFVNFMMTLPMFQALEFWQIRLLYNDVNIRRFVQGEMVVHEEDPCSKNGFFIIFSGRVKVFSVDDKGEQIYAILGKGDFFGEMSILEEKPRSASVAALHPCEIFVWDCRAFIRMLEKYPSISLAFMRILSERLRRANRRINNFSFMSARERLIVYLREEVHRRGILQEDGTYLIEIPPQKAIGSTMGIARETVSRVFAEFAEDGIIIKKGYKKVLVPDETLLQI, from the coding sequence ATGGCGTGTGAACGGGTTGAGAAATTTGTTAACTTCATGATGACCCTTCCCATGTTTCAGGCCTTGGAGTTTTGGCAGATACGTTTGTTGTACAACGATGTGAATATACGACGCTTTGTGCAGGGAGAAATGGTTGTCCATGAGGAGGATCCCTGTAGCAAAAACGGTTTCTTTATTATTTTTAGTGGACGGGTTAAGGTCTTTAGTGTTGATGATAAGGGAGAACAGATTTACGCAATCCTCGGAAAGGGTGATTTCTTTGGGGAGATGTCCATTCTCGAGGAAAAACCGCGGAGCGCATCCGTGGCGGCTTTACATCCCTGTGAAATATTTGTATGGGACTGTCGTGCTTTTATTCGAATGCTTGAGAAGTATCCCTCAATTTCTCTTGCCTTTATGCGAATATTAAGTGAGCGTCTTCGCCGTGCCAATCGGAGAATCAATAATTTTTCTTTTATGTCGGCTCGGGAGCGTCTCATTGTATATTTGCGGGAAGAGGTGCATCGTCGTGGTATTCTGCAAGAAGACGGTACGTACCTCATTGAAATACCTCCTCAAAAGGCGATTGGTTCAACCATGGGAATCGCTCGGGAGACGGTTTCGCGAGTGTTTGCAGAGTTTGCAGAAGATGGTATTATTATAAAAAAAGGTTATAAAAAGGTGTTGGTTCCTGATGAAACGTTATTACAAATTTGA
- a CDS encoding PASTA domain-containing protein, which translates to MKRYYKFEISRMKFWTVVVPSFIGLCLVAVALSYYLINSVIMPRHIDLSARNIVEVPSLEGMSFADARQECYNLGLRLTVSAQEYNDTIPQNVVMRHTPEEGEQVKRGRVLSATVSRGSEIGTVPEIANLPFGPARTELHSAGFRNITRESVYSDEINQGRVVSVTPESGLQVSKEQSITVAISKGARASSATMPNVVGEMFSTARDEIVSRGLEIGSVEYEVVQDRRPGIVLRQSVSPNRSVDLNTKVDLVVTVTE; encoded by the coding sequence ATGAAACGTTATTACAAATTTGAAATTTCCCGAATGAAGTTTTGGACCGTTGTGGTTCCCAGCTTCATTGGCCTGTGTCTTGTGGCGGTGGCTCTTTCCTATTACCTTATAAATAGCGTAATTATGCCTCGACATATTGACCTTTCTGCTCGTAATATTGTGGAAGTTCCTTCCTTAGAGGGCATGTCCTTTGCTGATGCACGGCAGGAGTGTTATAACTTAGGGCTTCGTTTAACCGTATCTGCTCAGGAGTATAACGATACTATTCCGCAAAATGTGGTCATGCGGCACACCCCCGAAGAAGGTGAGCAAGTAAAACGGGGACGAGTTCTCTCTGCTACGGTCAGTCGGGGCAGTGAGATTGGTACGGTCCCGGAGATCGCAAATCTCCCCTTTGGTCCTGCACGGACAGAATTGCATAGTGCTGGTTTTCGAAATATCACCCGTGAAAGTGTTTATAGTGATGAAATAAACCAGGGGCGCGTTGTTTCTGTCACTCCTGAAAGCGGGTTACAGGTATCGAAGGAACAATCCATAACGGTGGCCATCTCCAAGGGAGCTCGGGCCAGCTCTGCGACAATGCCGAATGTGGTGGGAGAAATGTTTTCAACGGCTCGTGATGAGATTGTTTCGCGCGGTCTTGAGATTGGGTCGGTAGAGTATGAAGTTGTGCAAGATCGTCGTCCCGGTATTGTGCTTCGTCAATCCGTATCGCCGAACCGAAGCGTAGATTTAAATACAAAGGTGGATTTGGTTGTTACCGTTACCGAATAG
- a CDS encoding tetratricopeptide repeat protein translates to MLPLPNRFFYILLSLLLFSCATVRDTARDDDRRAAPKQLRDSVDLRVSSYLFVEAKNMERRERYYEAFRFYKGAFSYDPYSEYLMDLLPEYAVQLNLPEEAVNIISQGKGRGDWSDTIVRQAMGIYRRTAGYEKIPQFFEYLEEPHFYDTLVYLDALEKTARHMEAITVYKKIAESSTIDSLVSLPADDPGRVNPRDFDIQIGDLYRREELYDSALVYYEKARTEEETRLPALRGIALSKYFMGENIPEAVARMEEVYAEALEESVYFPVLMELLAWHYASVEQEYVRAVEILTPLYQYVLSRENRDLLVYYGKALVLFMNSAELFEQSENLLTELRTYSDTNFYLLLYSGITATSLGKVEEAERWFNRAFSTEDVSTEDLLGAYRYAIWNAVAMEQNELAHTYIYEMLDRFPGSPHAYYIAGVAQMRMGEYSTGVGCFGRAAELSKDDFSDLYFSVLFQKAVAHDSRGDFSAAEEILEEIIAQDSTQHLAANYLGYSWAERGENLDKALRLLELALSQEPTNGAYLDSYAWILYQKGEYEEALTYITKAVRYLDEHYVVHYHTADILVQLGRYDEAQTSYEEALRLIPEGKEDDRRSITEKLNTLKDRN, encoded by the coding sequence TTGTTACCGTTACCGAATAGGTTTTTCTATATACTGCTTTCGCTCCTTCTTTTTTCCTGCGCCACGGTGCGTGACACCGCACGGGATGATGATCGTCGTGCAGCCCCAAAACAGCTTCGTGACAGTGTCGATTTGCGGGTCTCTTCATATCTATTTGTTGAAGCAAAGAATATGGAACGCCGAGAGCGATATTACGAAGCATTTCGATTTTATAAAGGGGCCTTTTCCTATGATCCCTATTCTGAATATCTCATGGATCTTCTGCCGGAATATGCGGTTCAGCTGAATCTGCCCGAAGAGGCCGTGAACATTATCTCTCAGGGAAAAGGGCGTGGTGATTGGTCCGATACAATAGTTCGACAAGCCATGGGTATTTATCGAAGAACTGCTGGGTATGAAAAAATACCTCAGTTTTTTGAATATCTTGAAGAGCCACACTTCTATGACACCCTTGTATATCTTGATGCTCTGGAAAAAACGGCTCGTCATATGGAAGCCATAACAGTGTACAAGAAAATTGCTGAGTCTTCTACAATTGACAGTCTTGTCAGTCTTCCTGCGGATGATCCGGGACGGGTTAATCCACGTGATTTTGATATACAGATTGGAGACCTCTATCGTCGGGAGGAGCTCTATGATTCAGCACTCGTCTATTATGAAAAAGCTCGAACGGAAGAAGAAACACGCCTTCCGGCGTTGCGCGGTATTGCCTTGTCGAAATATTTCATGGGAGAAAATATTCCTGAGGCGGTGGCACGAATGGAAGAGGTGTATGCTGAAGCTTTGGAAGAGTCAGTATATTTTCCGGTGCTCATGGAACTTCTCGCATGGCATTATGCGTCTGTTGAACAAGAGTATGTTCGTGCTGTAGAAATACTCACTCCTCTCTATCAGTATGTCCTTTCCCGTGAAAATAGAGATTTACTTGTGTATTACGGTAAAGCCCTTGTTCTTTTTATGAACAGTGCTGAGCTGTTTGAACAAAGCGAAAATCTTCTGACAGAACTCCGTACATATTCAGATACGAATTTTTATCTTCTGCTTTATTCAGGAATTACCGCTACATCACTTGGCAAGGTTGAAGAGGCAGAACGGTGGTTTAATCGCGCCTTTTCCACTGAAGATGTATCCACGGAAGATCTTCTTGGAGCGTATCGCTATGCGATTTGGAATGCCGTTGCCATGGAGCAAAACGAGTTGGCCCATACCTATATTTATGAGATGCTTGACCGATTTCCAGGATCGCCCCATGCGTACTATATCGCTGGTGTTGCTCAGATGCGCATGGGGGAGTATTCCACAGGCGTAGGTTGTTTTGGCCGTGCTGCCGAGCTTTCAAAGGATGATTTTTCTGACCTCTATTTTTCAGTCCTCTTTCAAAAAGCTGTTGCCCATGATAGTCGGGGAGATTTCTCTGCGGCCGAAGAAATTCTTGAGGAAATTATTGCGCAAGACTCCACGCAACATCTTGCTGCGAATTATCTCGGATATTCCTGGGCAGAACGCGGCGAGAATTTGGATAAGGCCTTGCGGCTTTTGGAGCTTGCTCTCTCACAAGAGCCAACCAACGGCGCATATCTAGACTCGTATGCCTGGATTTTATATCAGAAGGGGGAGTATGAAGAGGCCTTAACCTACATTACAAAGGCAGTTCGGTATCTTGATGAGCACTATGTCGTCCATTATCATACGGCGGATATTTTGGTGCAGTTAGGGCGATATGATGAGGCACAAACCTCGTACGAGGAGGCCTTGCGTTTGATACCTGAAGGCAAAGAGGACGATCGTCGTTCTATTACAGAAAAATTAAACACCCTCAAGGATCGCAATTGA
- the rodA gene encoding rod shape-determining protein RodA, which translates to MKSYFLTGKFDVFLFIIALILWTIGLALVYSSASFHVFNQQILWGIMGILLILITVSIPTAFFYKSAHLFYVVTILLLITILFSGEAAMGAARWLVFGGLRIQPSEFAKIGLLLMLSRYLTKRDVSLYRLRTMIVPAIIITIPFVLVMQQPDLGTALIFLSISLPMFYWAGMSLGEIFYLITPCISLVLSAIPLILSFYADGDTHFSLWASIPWGIFVFIHLLSFRILRPPLKIMILSFSLSLIAATMTNLVWNNVLQDYQKMRVVSFINPQADPRGAGYQVIQSMIALGSGQEYGKGFLQGSQVNLQYLPEAHTDFIFAVLGEQFGLVGSALVLILYLLLIIRALSSTRNIRNRFANILLVGAASMTAFHVIINIAMVVGMMPVTGLPLPFLSYGGSFTLTMALLVGLIMNARGDRANY; encoded by the coding sequence ATGAAATCGTATTTTCTTACGGGCAAATTTGATGTTTTTCTGTTTATCATTGCCCTTATTCTTTGGACTATTGGTCTTGCCCTTGTGTACAGTTCCGCAAGTTTTCATGTTTTCAACCAACAGATTCTGTGGGGTATTATGGGGATTTTACTCATACTTATCACCGTGAGTATTCCCACGGCATTTTTCTACAAAAGTGCCCATCTCTTTTACGTTGTCACCATCCTCCTCCTTATTACAATTCTTTTTTCTGGTGAAGCGGCTATGGGTGCTGCGCGCTGGCTTGTCTTCGGCGGATTGCGTATTCAGCCATCAGAGTTTGCTAAAATTGGCCTGCTTCTCATGCTGTCCCGCTACCTCACAAAACGAGATGTTTCCTTGTATCGACTACGCACAATGATTGTTCCGGCTATTATTATTACAATCCCCTTCGTATTGGTAATGCAACAACCTGATCTCGGTACAGCCCTTATTTTTCTTTCCATATCCCTGCCAATGTTTTACTGGGCAGGCATGAGTCTCGGTGAAATTTTCTATCTTATTACCCCTTGTATCTCCTTGGTTCTGAGTGCAATTCCCCTTATTCTCTCATTCTACGCCGATGGGGATACCCACTTTTCTCTCTGGGCATCTATTCCATGGGGCATATTTGTGTTTATCCACCTTTTGTCATTTCGTATTTTACGCCCTCCCCTGAAAATAATGATCCTCTCTTTCTCCCTCTCACTCATTGCCGCTACCATGACAAACTTAGTGTGGAATAATGTCCTCCAAGATTATCAAAAAATGCGTGTGGTGAGTTTTATTAACCCACAGGCAGACCCCCGTGGAGCAGGGTATCAGGTGATTCAATCGATGATAGCCCTTGGCTCGGGACAGGAATACGGAAAAGGATTTCTTCAAGGTTCTCAAGTAAACCTGCAATATCTTCCAGAAGCACACACCGACTTTATTTTCGCGGTACTGGGAGAACAATTTGGCCTTGTAGGAAGCGCCCTCGTTCTTATACTCTATCTCCTGCTTATTATTCGAGCTCTCTCTTCTACTCGTAATATCAGAAACCGCTTTGCCAATATCCTTCTCGTGGGGGCAGCTTCAATGACAGCCTTTCACGTTATCATAAATATCGCCATGGTGGTAGGTATGATGCCGGTGACTGGATTACCCCTGCCCTTTCTGAGCTACGGGGGATCATTTACGCTCACCATGGCTCTACTTGTAGGACTTATTATGAATGCACGGGGAGATCGAGCTAACTATTAA
- the mrdA gene encoding penicillin-binding protein 2, with protein MELRKDTIDGVYLERLSKSKVLIVIFSLIFAFLLVRIAYIQIHLGEKYLRLSKENRFSREMLRPERGLIYDRMGRIIAQNRPSYSLYITPAHIPREKDLFTQLAHLKTPESKPFFPRKLLTRSLRTHTLTLPVEEQTPHRLYEYLTAMKDEDGSPLFPRTILDSLFSVTHPTEYSMRKAFSQNSFTRIRERLLTIADSHGSPLFDTTYLDERLAHARRSPRTQTMIAEDISLEYVSILEEHSTLLPGISIEIESRREYPYGKKLFHVLGYLSEINQEELTRFSDYEYHRGDQIGKSGIEAYYDTLLMGEKGWAFVERNSRGTRLGIVEGMPYIAPTPGNNIYLTIDAELQRIIAEQFDDTLQGAVVAMDPRNGEVLAMYSNPSFDANTFSLAEKIVGQEWRQAQHNPRRPLINKAIASNYSPGSTFKLITALAGLEAGVVSPGGYMDKSCDGGMRFGNRYYRCWYRQGHGRLSLEDALKTSCNVYFYQLGLLLGDEQINHFAGPLSLGDRTGIDLPGESRGYLSGSIAHNLRHANRGPGWRWTRGLLLNMAIGQSQDLTPLQMALIPASLSGQDSLYAPHLLKEIRSPENAFITATPPTPISPLPFDSSTIESIKEGMWRTVHVPGGTGWRSRVSGIPVGGKTGTAQNPHGENHAVYVAAAPLDEPAIVVSVLLAHAGGGGVNAAPVAQKVFDYFFTETPQGESIRTDYDDWDGKEWAQ; from the coding sequence GTGGAATTACGTAAAGATACCATCGATGGGGTCTATCTTGAGCGGCTTTCAAAGTCCAAGGTATTAATTGTAATTTTCAGTCTTATTTTCGCATTCCTCCTTGTACGTATTGCCTATATTCAAATTCATTTAGGAGAAAAATACCTTCGTCTTTCCAAGGAAAATCGCTTTTCGCGAGAAATGTTACGACCTGAACGAGGTCTTATTTATGACAGAATGGGGCGCATTATTGCCCAAAACCGCCCCTCCTACTCTCTCTACATTACTCCGGCACACATCCCCCGTGAAAAAGATCTTTTTACACAACTTGCGCATCTGAAAACCCCCGAGTCAAAACCCTTTTTTCCCCGAAAGCTTCTTACACGATCCCTGCGAACTCATACCCTTACTCTCCCTGTGGAAGAACAAACCCCTCACCGACTCTATGAGTACCTCACTGCCATGAAAGATGAAGATGGCTCCCCACTCTTTCCACGAACAATACTGGATAGTCTTTTCTCCGTAACACATCCCACAGAATACAGCATGCGCAAAGCCTTTTCCCAGAACTCTTTTACACGAATACGTGAACGCCTTCTTACCATCGCAGACTCTCATGGATCCCCTCTTTTTGATACAACCTATTTGGATGAGCGACTCGCCCATGCACGAAGAAGCCCTCGTACTCAAACAATGATAGCAGAAGATATATCTCTTGAATATGTCAGTATTCTTGAAGAACATAGTACCCTACTTCCCGGTATTTCTATCGAAATAGAATCCCGACGAGAATACCCCTATGGAAAAAAACTCTTCCATGTACTCGGCTATCTATCTGAAATAAATCAGGAAGAACTGACGCGATTTTCAGACTATGAGTATCATCGCGGTGATCAAATTGGCAAATCCGGAATTGAAGCCTATTATGATACACTCCTCATGGGAGAAAAAGGGTGGGCCTTTGTAGAGCGAAATTCACGGGGAACTCGTCTGGGCATCGTTGAGGGTATGCCCTACATTGCTCCAACACCGGGAAATAATATCTACCTCACCATTGATGCAGAACTGCAACGCATTATTGCTGAACAGTTTGATGATACCCTCCAAGGGGCAGTGGTTGCCATGGATCCTCGAAATGGCGAAGTATTAGCCATGTACAGTAACCCATCCTTTGATGCTAACACCTTCTCTTTGGCAGAAAAAATTGTGGGGCAAGAGTGGCGACAGGCACAGCATAATCCACGCCGGCCGTTAATAAACAAAGCTATTGCAAGCAATTACTCTCCAGGATCAACCTTCAAACTCATTACCGCCCTTGCCGGCTTGGAAGCAGGTGTGGTGAGCCCTGGGGGGTATATGGATAAATCCTGTGACGGTGGCATGCGTTTTGGAAACCGCTACTACCGCTGCTGGTATCGGCAAGGGCATGGAAGACTTTCCCTGGAAGATGCCTTAAAAACTTCTTGCAATGTATACTTCTATCAACTCGGCCTTCTTCTTGGGGATGAACAGATTAATCATTTCGCTGGTCCCCTCTCTCTCGGTGATCGCACGGGCATTGACCTCCCCGGTGAATCACGTGGATATTTATCCGGGAGTATCGCCCACAACCTCCGCCACGCCAACCGTGGTCCCGGATGGAGATGGACACGAGGGCTTCTACTCAATATGGCCATAGGGCAGTCACAAGATCTCACCCCTTTACAAATGGCCTTAATACCGGCATCGCTCTCTGGGCAGGATAGCCTCTACGCACCACATCTGCTTAAGGAAATCCGTTCTCCCGAAAATGCCTTTATTACAGCAACGCCACCAACCCCCATTAGCCCCCTCCCGTTTGACAGCTCTACCATAGAATCAATTAAGGAGGGAATGTGGCGAACGGTACATGTTCCGGGTGGTACGGGCTGGCGATCGCGAGTTTCTGGAATCCCCGTAGGAGGAAAAACCGGAACGGCACAAAACCCGCACGGTGAAAATCATGCAGTATATGTTGCGGCCGCCCCCCTCGATGAACCCGCCATTGTGGTATCGGTACTTCTTGCCCATGCCGGAGGCGGTGGTGTAAACGCCGCTCCGGTTGCACAAAAAGTGTTTGACTACTTTTTTACAGAAACACCCCAAGGAGAGTCTATACGCACAGACTACGACGACTGGGATGGAAAGGAATGGGCACAATGA
- the mreD gene encoding rod shape-determining protein MreD — MLFLKWFLYFCFALVLQATIISQIAIAGVYPNAVLILLFILTIEHGRFAGIWVGFFVGLIIDLYSGGTLGVNALANSILGGFVGLFSREKLNPGPVFQISILVIASLLHSFIYYSVETEGVSAVTILANGIPGALYTAILSSFILFAAHYLTPHRRR; from the coding sequence ATGCTCTTTCTAAAATGGTTCCTCTACTTCTGCTTTGCCCTTGTGTTACAAGCAACAATCATCTCTCAAATAGCAATTGCGGGAGTGTACCCGAATGCGGTACTAATACTGCTTTTTATACTTACCATAGAACATGGAAGATTTGCCGGCATCTGGGTCGGTTTTTTTGTCGGTCTCATTATCGACCTTTATTCAGGAGGAACCCTTGGTGTAAATGCCCTGGCAAATAGTATTCTCGGTGGATTTGTAGGGCTGTTTTCACGGGAGAAATTAAACCCCGGTCCCGTCTTTCAAATTAGTATTTTAGTGATAGCCTCTCTCCTCCACTCCTTTATCTATTATTCTGTTGAAACAGAAGGAGTCTCCGCGGTAACCATACTGGCCAATGGAATCCCCGGTGCTCTGTATACAGCAATTCTGTCATCATTCATACTCTTTGCTGCCCACTATCTCACCCCACACAGGAGAAGATAG